One window of Anas platyrhynchos isolate ZD024472 breed Pekin duck chromosome 11, IASCAAS_PekinDuck_T2T, whole genome shotgun sequence genomic DNA carries:
- the LOC140003379 gene encoding peptidyl-prolyl cis-trans isomerase-like has protein sequence MLRRSKAEVERCVASVQASAASRREGGDVTNHDGTGGRSIYGDAFEEESFEVKHTGPGLLSMANRGRDTNNSQFFTTLKTVEALDFKHVVFGFVTDGTDVVKKLESFGSPNGLVSGRVVITDCGQIENSGF, from the exons ATGTTGAGGCGCAGCAAGGCCGAGGTGGAGCGCTGTGTCGCCTCCGTGCAGGCCTCTGCGGCTTCTCGGAGAGAG GGAGGTGATGTAACTAACCATGATGGAACAGGTGGACGGTCAATTTATGGAGATGCATTTGAAGAAGAGAGCTTTGAAGTGAAGCACACGGGTCCTGGATTGCTGTCGATGGCAAATAGGGGTCGGGATACGAATAACTCTCAGTTCTTCACAACACTCAAAACAGTAGAAGCCTTGGACTTTAAACAcgtggtgtttggttttgtgacaGATGGAACGGATGTTGTGAAAAAGCTCGAATCCTTTGGTTCTCCCAACGGGTTAGTAAGTGGAAGAGTTGTCATTACAGACTGTGGGCAAATAGAGAATTCTGGCTTTTGA